The Syngnathus typhle isolate RoL2023-S1 ecotype Sweden linkage group LG16, RoL_Styp_1.0, whole genome shotgun sequence genome includes a region encoding these proteins:
- the LOC133168831 gene encoding lysophosphatidylserine lipase ABHD12-like: MKVVSFLVAAYVSVPLIVYLCPWTLTYAIFAHLLRIPYLVDLNHPEYVLNHTCNFYLDPEEGVRVGLWHTLPASQWDKASGRGPEWYRKALGDGSPIIIYLHGNVGTRAIDHRVQLVKILSAAGFHVLSLDYRGFGDSTGQPSEPGVTTDALHVYTWVKQHSGGSPVYLWGHSLGSGVASNTAVKVQEQGSMVDALILEAAFTNIGDVVVIFPLAKLYTFLPGFKLFLWNTLDQNQLLFPNEENLKVLTCPLLILHAEDDDVVPYHMGQKLYQISLRTQRSQKVPLEMISYPASRRFSHNNIYLDPGLPKSFGNFLQKLQG, translated from the exons ATGAAGGTCGTGTCATTCCTGGTGGCTGCCTATGTGTCAGTGCCGCTCATCGTTTACCTGTGCCCTTGGACCCTTACATACGCCATCTTTGCACACCTGT TGAGGATTCCATATTTGGTGGATCTCAACCATCCCGAATACGTGCTGAACCACACGTGCAACTTCTACCTGGACCCGGAGGAGGGTGTCCGCGTGGGCTTATG GCACACGCTCCCTGCCAGCCAATGGGACAAGGCGTCTGGGAGGGGCCCTGAGTGGTACCGCAAAGCCCTGGGCGATGGAAGTCCTATTATCATCTATCTCCATGGCAACGTAGGCACAAG AGCCATAGATCATAGGGTGCAACTGGTGaag ATTTTAAGCGCTGCGGGGTTCCACGTCCTGTCTTTGGACTACAGAG GCTTTGGCGACTCGACGGGGCAACCCAGTGAACCCGGGGTGACCACAGACGCCCTCCACGTGTACACGTGGGTGAAGCAGCACAGCGGGGGGTCCCCGGTGTATTTGTGGGGCCACTCCCTCGGTTCCGG GGTTGCGAGCAACACTGCTGTAAAGGTGCAAGAGCAAG GGTCCATGGTGGACGCCTTAATTCTCGAGGCGGCGTTCACAAATATCGGCGACGTCGTGGTCATATTCCCGCTGGCTAAG CTTTACACTTTCCTTCCTGGCTTCAAACTCTTCCTATGGAACACTTTGGACCAGAACCAGTTACTGTTTCCTAATGAAGAAAA TTTAAAGGTGCTGACCTGTCCGTTGCTCATATTGCACGCGGAGGACGATGACGTGGTTCCTTATCACATGGGTCAGAAG CTCTACCAGATTTCGTTGCGCACGCAGCGCAGTCAAAAAGTTCCCCTGGAAATGATCTCCTACCCGGCGAGTCGCAGATTCTCCCACAATAACATCTACTTGGATCCCGGCCTGCCCAAGTCATTTGG CAATTTTCTCCAGAAGCTGCAAGGGTAG
- the trim9 gene encoding E3 ubiquitin-protein ligase TRIM9 isoform X1 — protein MDEMEEELKCPVCGSFFREPIILPCSHNICLACARNILVQTPDTESPQSSRASGSDYDYLDLDKMSLYSEADSGYGSYGGFVSLPTTPCQKSPNGVRVFPPGPAPHPQQPPAQQQAGCLLAPIPRNACITCPQCHRSLVLDERGLRGFPRNRVLEGVVERYRQGRAAALKCQLCERSPREAAVMCEQCDVLYCEPCRMRCHPPRGPLAKHRLVPPAQGRVGPGRRAAPRKTSTCTEHELENLSMYCVQCKTPVCYQCLEEGKHGTHEVKALGAMWKLHKGQLSQALNGLSDRASEAKEFLVQLRNTVQHIQENSVEFEACLVAQCDALIDALNRRKAQLLACVNKEHEHKLKVVRDQISHCTVKLRQTTGLMEYCLEVIKENDPSGFLQISDALIRRVLMTESQWGKGTLTPRMTSDFDLTLDSAPLLQTIHQLDFVQMKGTAFAPLDALFSVRIFSLSPAGSNYDCNQYVFLCRLVFFSCVFTCAASSSPVPSAPMLQLEECCTENNSATLSWKQPPLSTVAVDGYILELDDGDGGHFREVYVGTETICTVDGLHYNSTYKSRVKAFNASGAGQYSKTLIMHTSHVAWFTFDTASAHPDIILSNDNLTVTCNSYDDRVALGGAAFSRGIHYWEMTLDRYDNHPDPAFGVARADVLKDVMLGKDDKAWAMYVDNNRSWFMHNNSHTNRTDGGISKGSTIGVLLDFTRRILIFLINDEQQGPVAFEGLEGAFYPAISLNRNVQVTLHTGLPIPDFYTPGEVDPTAQMC, from the exons ATGGACGAAATGGAGGAAGAGCTCAAGTGCCCCGTGTGCGgctcctttttccgggagcccaTCATCTTGCCCTGCTCGCACAATATTTGCCTGGCGTGCGCCCGCAACATCCTGGTGCAGACGCCCGACACCGAGTCCCCACAGAGCAGCCGTGCCTCCGGATCCGACTACGACTACCTGGACCTGGACAAGATGAGCTTGTACAGCGAGGCGGACAGCGGCTACGGTTCGTATGGGGGTTTCGTGAGCCTGCCCACCACTCCTTGCCAGAAGTCCCCCAACGGGGTGCGGGTGTTCCCCCCTGGGCCGGCGCCGCACCCGCAGCAGCCCCCCGCGCAACAACAAGCCGGCTGCCTGCTCGCGCCCATCCCCCGCAACGCGTGCATCACGTGCCCGCAATGCCACCGCAGCCTGGTGCTGGACGAGCGGGGTCTGCGCGGCTTCCCCCGCAACCGGGTGCTGGAGGGCGTCGTGGAGCGCTACCGCCAGGGCCGGGCGGCCGCGCTCAAGTGTCAGCTGTGCGAGAGGAGCCCCCGCGAAGCCGCCGTCATGTGTGAGCAGTGCGACGTGCTGTACTGTGAGCCGTGCCGGATGCGTTGCCACCCGCCCCGCGGTCCGCTCGCCAAGCACCGGCTGGTGCCGCCCGCTCAGGGTCGGGTCGGCCCcgggcgccgcgccgcgcctcgCAAGACCTCCACATGCACGGAGCACGAGCTGGAGAACCTGAGCATGTACTGCGTGCAGTGCAAGACGCCCGTATGCTACCAGTGCCTCGAGGAGGGCAAGCACGGCACACACGAAGTCAAGGCGCTGGGGGCCATGTGGAAGCTGCACAAG GGTCAACTGTCTCAGGCTCTCAACGGGCTGTCAGACCGAGCCAGCGAGGCCAAAGAGTTCCTGGTGCAGCTCAGGAACACCGTGCAGCACATCCAG GAGAACAGCGTGGAATTCGAGGCGTGTCTGGTAGCGCAGTGCGACGCCCTCATCGACGCGCTCAACCGCCGCAAGGCGCAACTGCTAGCTTGCGTCAACAAGGAACACGAACACAAGCTCAAG GTAGTGCGTGACCAGATCTCGCACTGCACGGTGAAGCTGCGCCAGACGACGGGCTTGATGGAGTACTGCCTGGAGGTCATCAAAGAAAACGACCCCAGTGGCTTCCTCCAG ATCTCGGACGCGTTGATCCGGAGAGTCCTGATGACGGAGAGCCAGTGGGGCAAAGGAACGCTGACCCCCAGAATGACCagtgactttgacttgactcttGACAGCGCGCCGCTGCTGCAGACCATCCACCAGCTGGACTTTGTGCAGATGAAAGGTACGGCGTTCGCTCCTCTTGATGCCTTATTTTCCGTCAGGATTTTTTCCTTATCTCCCGCCGGTAGCAATTACGACTGTAATCAATATGTGTTTTTATGTCGGCTcgtttttttctcctgtgtatTCACCTGTGCGGCCTCGTCCTCCCCAGTGCCGTCGGCTCCCATGCTCCAGTTGGAAGAATGCTGCACGGAGAACAACAGCGCCacgttgtcatggaaacaacCGCCACTCTCCACCGTCGCCGTGGACGGGTACATCCTGGAGCTTGACGACGGCGACGGCGGTCACTTCAGG GAAGTGTACGTGGGGACGGAGACCATCTGCACGGTGGACGGCCTGCACTACAATAGCACGTACAAATCCAGGGTGAAAGCTTTCAACGCCAGCGGGGCCGGACAATATAGCAAGACGCTCATCATGCACACGTCACACG TGGCCTGGTTCACCTTTGACACGGCGTCGGCGCACCCGGACATCATCTTGTCCAACGACAACCTGACGGTTACGTGCAACAGCTACGACGATCGCGTGGCTTTGGGCGGCGCCGCCTTCTCGCGCGGTATCCATTACTGGGAGATGACGCTGGACCGCTACGACAACCACCCCGATCCCGCTTTTGGGGTGGCGCGCGCCGACGTCCTGAAAGACGTCATGCTGGGCAAAGACGACAAGGCCTGGGCTATGTATGTGGACAACAACCGCTCCTGGTTCATGCACAACAACTCGCACACCAACAG GACGGACGGCGGCATCAGCAAAGGGTCCACCATCGGCGTGCTGCTGGACTTCACGCGCAGGATCCTCATTTTCCTCATTAACGACGAGCAGCAGGGGCCCGTGGCCTTCGAGGGCCTGGAGGGCGCCTTCTACCCAGCCATCAGCCTAAACCGGAATGTACAG gTGACGCTGCACACCGGCTTGCCCATCCCGGATTTCTACACCCCGGGGGAGGTTGATCCCACTGCTCAGATGTGCTAA
- the trim9 gene encoding E3 ubiquitin-protein ligase TRIM9 isoform X2 — MDEMEEELKCPVCGSFFREPIILPCSHNICLACARNILVQTPDTESPQSSRASGSDYDYLDLDKMSLYSEADSGYGSYGGFVSLPTTPCQKSPNGVRVFPPGPAPHPQQPPAQQQAGCLLAPIPRNACITCPQCHRSLVLDERGLRGFPRNRVLEGVVERYRQGRAAALKCQLCERSPREAAVMCEQCDVLYCEPCRMRCHPPRGPLAKHRLVPPAQGRVGPGRRAAPRKTSTCTEHELENLSMYCVQCKTPVCYQCLEEGKHGTHEVKALGAMWKLHKGQLSQALNGLSDRASEAKEFLVQLRNTVQHIQENSVEFEACLVAQCDALIDALNRRKAQLLACVNKEHEHKLKVVRDQISHCTVKLRQTTGLMEYCLEVIKENDPSGFLQISDALIRRVLMTESQWGKGTLTPRMTSDFDLTLDSAPLLQTIHQLDFVQMKVPSAPMLQLEECCTENNSATLSWKQPPLSTVAVDGYILELDDGDGGHFREVYVGTETICTVDGLHYNSTYKSRVKAFNASGAGQYSKTLIMHTSHAGLAPGDMQSVAWFTFDTASAHPDIILSNDNLTVTCNSYDDRVALGGAAFSRGIHYWEMTLDRYDNHPDPAFGVARADVLKDVMLGKDDKAWAMYVDNNRSWFMHNNSHTNRTDGGISKGSTIGVLLDFTRRILIFLINDEQQGPVAFEGLEGAFYPAISLNRNVQVTLHTGLPIPDFYTPGEVDPTAQMC, encoded by the exons ATGGACGAAATGGAGGAAGAGCTCAAGTGCCCCGTGTGCGgctcctttttccgggagcccaTCATCTTGCCCTGCTCGCACAATATTTGCCTGGCGTGCGCCCGCAACATCCTGGTGCAGACGCCCGACACCGAGTCCCCACAGAGCAGCCGTGCCTCCGGATCCGACTACGACTACCTGGACCTGGACAAGATGAGCTTGTACAGCGAGGCGGACAGCGGCTACGGTTCGTATGGGGGTTTCGTGAGCCTGCCCACCACTCCTTGCCAGAAGTCCCCCAACGGGGTGCGGGTGTTCCCCCCTGGGCCGGCGCCGCACCCGCAGCAGCCCCCCGCGCAACAACAAGCCGGCTGCCTGCTCGCGCCCATCCCCCGCAACGCGTGCATCACGTGCCCGCAATGCCACCGCAGCCTGGTGCTGGACGAGCGGGGTCTGCGCGGCTTCCCCCGCAACCGGGTGCTGGAGGGCGTCGTGGAGCGCTACCGCCAGGGCCGGGCGGCCGCGCTCAAGTGTCAGCTGTGCGAGAGGAGCCCCCGCGAAGCCGCCGTCATGTGTGAGCAGTGCGACGTGCTGTACTGTGAGCCGTGCCGGATGCGTTGCCACCCGCCCCGCGGTCCGCTCGCCAAGCACCGGCTGGTGCCGCCCGCTCAGGGTCGGGTCGGCCCcgggcgccgcgccgcgcctcgCAAGACCTCCACATGCACGGAGCACGAGCTGGAGAACCTGAGCATGTACTGCGTGCAGTGCAAGACGCCCGTATGCTACCAGTGCCTCGAGGAGGGCAAGCACGGCACACACGAAGTCAAGGCGCTGGGGGCCATGTGGAAGCTGCACAAG GGTCAACTGTCTCAGGCTCTCAACGGGCTGTCAGACCGAGCCAGCGAGGCCAAAGAGTTCCTGGTGCAGCTCAGGAACACCGTGCAGCACATCCAG GAGAACAGCGTGGAATTCGAGGCGTGTCTGGTAGCGCAGTGCGACGCCCTCATCGACGCGCTCAACCGCCGCAAGGCGCAACTGCTAGCTTGCGTCAACAAGGAACACGAACACAAGCTCAAG GTAGTGCGTGACCAGATCTCGCACTGCACGGTGAAGCTGCGCCAGACGACGGGCTTGATGGAGTACTGCCTGGAGGTCATCAAAGAAAACGACCCCAGTGGCTTCCTCCAG ATCTCGGACGCGTTGATCCGGAGAGTCCTGATGACGGAGAGCCAGTGGGGCAAAGGAACGCTGACCCCCAGAATGACCagtgactttgacttgactcttGACAGCGCGCCGCTGCTGCAGACCATCCACCAGCTGGACTTTGTGCAGATGAAAG TGCCGTCGGCTCCCATGCTCCAGTTGGAAGAATGCTGCACGGAGAACAACAGCGCCacgttgtcatggaaacaacCGCCACTCTCCACCGTCGCCGTGGACGGGTACATCCTGGAGCTTGACGACGGCGACGGCGGTCACTTCAGG GAAGTGTACGTGGGGACGGAGACCATCTGCACGGTGGACGGCCTGCACTACAATAGCACGTACAAATCCAGGGTGAAAGCTTTCAACGCCAGCGGGGCCGGACAATATAGCAAGACGCTCATCATGCACACGTCACACG CTGGACTTGCTCCGGGTGATATGCAGTCAG TGGCCTGGTTCACCTTTGACACGGCGTCGGCGCACCCGGACATCATCTTGTCCAACGACAACCTGACGGTTACGTGCAACAGCTACGACGATCGCGTGGCTTTGGGCGGCGCCGCCTTCTCGCGCGGTATCCATTACTGGGAGATGACGCTGGACCGCTACGACAACCACCCCGATCCCGCTTTTGGGGTGGCGCGCGCCGACGTCCTGAAAGACGTCATGCTGGGCAAAGACGACAAGGCCTGGGCTATGTATGTGGACAACAACCGCTCCTGGTTCATGCACAACAACTCGCACACCAACAG GACGGACGGCGGCATCAGCAAAGGGTCCACCATCGGCGTGCTGCTGGACTTCACGCGCAGGATCCTCATTTTCCTCATTAACGACGAGCAGCAGGGGCCCGTGGCCTTCGAGGGCCTGGAGGGCGCCTTCTACCCAGCCATCAGCCTAAACCGGAATGTACAG gTGACGCTGCACACCGGCTTGCCCATCCCGGATTTCTACACCCCGGGGGAGGTTGATCCCACTGCTCAGATGTGCTAA
- the trim9 gene encoding E3 ubiquitin-protein ligase TRIM9 isoform X3: MDEMEEELKCPVCGSFFREPIILPCSHNICLACARNILVQTPDTESPQSSRASGSDYDYLDLDKMSLYSEADSGYGSYGGFVSLPTTPCQKSPNGVRVFPPGPAPHPQQPPAQQQAGCLLAPIPRNACITCPQCHRSLVLDERGLRGFPRNRVLEGVVERYRQGRAAALKCQLCERSPREAAVMCEQCDVLYCEPCRMRCHPPRGPLAKHRLVPPAQGRVGPGRRAAPRKTSTCTEHELENLSMYCVQCKTPVCYQCLEEGKHGTHEVKALGAMWKLHKGQLSQALNGLSDRASEAKEFLVQLRNTVQHIQENSVEFEACLVAQCDALIDALNRRKAQLLACVNKEHEHKLKVVRDQISHCTVKLRQTTGLMEYCLEVIKENDPSGFLQISDALIRRVLMTESQWGKGTLTPRMTSDFDLTLDSAPLLQTIHQLDFVQMKVPSAPMLQLEECCTENNSATLSWKQPPLSTVAVDGYILELDDGDGGHFREVYVGTETICTVDGLHYNSTYKSRVKAFNASGAGQYSKTLIMHTSHVAWFTFDTASAHPDIILSNDNLTVTCNSYDDRVALGGAAFSRGIHYWEMTLDRYDNHPDPAFGVARADVLKDVMLGKDDKAWAMYVDNNRSWFMHNNSHTNRTDGGISKGSTIGVLLDFTRRILIFLINDEQQGPVAFEGLEGAFYPAISLNRNVQVTLHTGLPIPDFYTPGEVDPTAQMC, translated from the exons ATGGACGAAATGGAGGAAGAGCTCAAGTGCCCCGTGTGCGgctcctttttccgggagcccaTCATCTTGCCCTGCTCGCACAATATTTGCCTGGCGTGCGCCCGCAACATCCTGGTGCAGACGCCCGACACCGAGTCCCCACAGAGCAGCCGTGCCTCCGGATCCGACTACGACTACCTGGACCTGGACAAGATGAGCTTGTACAGCGAGGCGGACAGCGGCTACGGTTCGTATGGGGGTTTCGTGAGCCTGCCCACCACTCCTTGCCAGAAGTCCCCCAACGGGGTGCGGGTGTTCCCCCCTGGGCCGGCGCCGCACCCGCAGCAGCCCCCCGCGCAACAACAAGCCGGCTGCCTGCTCGCGCCCATCCCCCGCAACGCGTGCATCACGTGCCCGCAATGCCACCGCAGCCTGGTGCTGGACGAGCGGGGTCTGCGCGGCTTCCCCCGCAACCGGGTGCTGGAGGGCGTCGTGGAGCGCTACCGCCAGGGCCGGGCGGCCGCGCTCAAGTGTCAGCTGTGCGAGAGGAGCCCCCGCGAAGCCGCCGTCATGTGTGAGCAGTGCGACGTGCTGTACTGTGAGCCGTGCCGGATGCGTTGCCACCCGCCCCGCGGTCCGCTCGCCAAGCACCGGCTGGTGCCGCCCGCTCAGGGTCGGGTCGGCCCcgggcgccgcgccgcgcctcgCAAGACCTCCACATGCACGGAGCACGAGCTGGAGAACCTGAGCATGTACTGCGTGCAGTGCAAGACGCCCGTATGCTACCAGTGCCTCGAGGAGGGCAAGCACGGCACACACGAAGTCAAGGCGCTGGGGGCCATGTGGAAGCTGCACAAG GGTCAACTGTCTCAGGCTCTCAACGGGCTGTCAGACCGAGCCAGCGAGGCCAAAGAGTTCCTGGTGCAGCTCAGGAACACCGTGCAGCACATCCAG GAGAACAGCGTGGAATTCGAGGCGTGTCTGGTAGCGCAGTGCGACGCCCTCATCGACGCGCTCAACCGCCGCAAGGCGCAACTGCTAGCTTGCGTCAACAAGGAACACGAACACAAGCTCAAG GTAGTGCGTGACCAGATCTCGCACTGCACGGTGAAGCTGCGCCAGACGACGGGCTTGATGGAGTACTGCCTGGAGGTCATCAAAGAAAACGACCCCAGTGGCTTCCTCCAG ATCTCGGACGCGTTGATCCGGAGAGTCCTGATGACGGAGAGCCAGTGGGGCAAAGGAACGCTGACCCCCAGAATGACCagtgactttgacttgactcttGACAGCGCGCCGCTGCTGCAGACCATCCACCAGCTGGACTTTGTGCAGATGAAAG TGCCGTCGGCTCCCATGCTCCAGTTGGAAGAATGCTGCACGGAGAACAACAGCGCCacgttgtcatggaaacaacCGCCACTCTCCACCGTCGCCGTGGACGGGTACATCCTGGAGCTTGACGACGGCGACGGCGGTCACTTCAGG GAAGTGTACGTGGGGACGGAGACCATCTGCACGGTGGACGGCCTGCACTACAATAGCACGTACAAATCCAGGGTGAAAGCTTTCAACGCCAGCGGGGCCGGACAATATAGCAAGACGCTCATCATGCACACGTCACACG TGGCCTGGTTCACCTTTGACACGGCGTCGGCGCACCCGGACATCATCTTGTCCAACGACAACCTGACGGTTACGTGCAACAGCTACGACGATCGCGTGGCTTTGGGCGGCGCCGCCTTCTCGCGCGGTATCCATTACTGGGAGATGACGCTGGACCGCTACGACAACCACCCCGATCCCGCTTTTGGGGTGGCGCGCGCCGACGTCCTGAAAGACGTCATGCTGGGCAAAGACGACAAGGCCTGGGCTATGTATGTGGACAACAACCGCTCCTGGTTCATGCACAACAACTCGCACACCAACAG GACGGACGGCGGCATCAGCAAAGGGTCCACCATCGGCGTGCTGCTGGACTTCACGCGCAGGATCCTCATTTTCCTCATTAACGACGAGCAGCAGGGGCCCGTGGCCTTCGAGGGCCTGGAGGGCGCCTTCTACCCAGCCATCAGCCTAAACCGGAATGTACAG gTGACGCTGCACACCGGCTTGCCCATCCCGGATTTCTACACCCCGGGGGAGGTTGATCCCACTGCTCAGATGTGCTAA
- the pygl gene encoding glycogen phosphorylase, liver form produces the protein MATPLTDQEKRKQISIRGIVGVENVAELKKGFNRHLHFTLVKDRNIATPRDYYFALAHTVRDHLVGRWIRTQQFYYEADPKRVYYLSLEFYMGRTLQNTMINLGLQNACDEAIYQLGLDMEELEEVEEDAGLGNGGLGRLAACFLDSMATLGLAAYGYGIRYEYGIFNQKIRDGWQVEEADDWLRHGNPWEKARPEYMLPVHFYGHVEETDQGPKWVDTQVVLAMPYDTPIPGYMNNTVNTMRLWSARAPNDFNLRDFNVGDYIEAVLDRNLAENISRVLYPNDNFFEGKELRLKQEYFVVAATLQDIIRRFKTTKKGTPARTSFKSFPDKVAIQLNDTHPAMAIPELMRIFVDIEKLDWDVAWDLTKRTFAYTNHTVLPEALERWPVELLETLLPRHLQIIYQINQMHLDRIASLFPNNVDKLRKMSLIEEDGGKRVNMAHLCIVGSHAVNGVARIHSDIIKTQVFRDFSELEPKKFQNKTNGITPRRWLLLCNPGLAELIAEVIGEDYVKDLGQLQKLNDFVDDAAFIRDVSKVKQDNKVKFAQYLEKEYRVRINAASMFDVHVKRIHEYKRQLLNCLHIVTMYNRIKKNPTAPFVSRTVIIGGKAAPGYHMAKMIIKLITSVAAVVNNDPVVGSKLKVIFLENYRVSLAEKVIPATDLSEQISTAGTEASGTGNMKFMLNGALTIGTMDGANVEMAEEAGVDNLFIFGMRVEDVAEMDKKGYDAMSYYKKIPELKQVMDQITSGFFSPKNPDLFKDLTEMLFKYDRFKVFADFEAYLKSQEKVNKLYQDPKEWTKMVVKNIAATGKFSSDRTIAEYATEVWGVEPTDLKIPPPSEPREAFEKTARELKKM, from the exons ATGGCCACCCCATTGACCGACCAGGAGAAGCGCAAACAGATCAGCATTCGCGGCATTGTGGGCGTAGAGAACGTCGCCGAGCTGAAGAAAGGCTTCAACCGTCACCTGCACTTCACGCTGGTCAAGGATCGGAACATCGCCACGCCGCGGGACTACTACTTTGCCCTGGCGCACACCGTCCGCGACCACCTCGTGGGCCGCTGGATCCGGACGCAGCAGTTTTACTACGAGGCCGACCCCAAG AGGGTGTACTACCTGTCCCTGGAGTTCTACATGGGCCGCACGCTGCAGAACACCATGATCAACTTGGGTCTGCAAAACGCCTGTGATGAAGCCATTTACCAG CTTGGCTTGGAcatggaggagctggaggaggttGAGGAGGACGCAGGTCTGGGCAACGGAGGCCTGGGCAGACTTGCAG CCTGCTTCCTGGACTCCATGGCCACTCTGGGACTGGCGGCGTACGGTTACGGCATCCGCTACGAATACGGAATCTTTAACCAGAAAATTAGGGACGGCTGGCAG GTGGAGGAAGCGGACGATTGGCTACGTCACGGCAACCCCTGGGAGAAAGCCCGCCCCGAGTACATGCTGCCCGTTCACTTCTACGGACATGTGGAAGAAACCGATCAGGGTCCCAAGTGGGTCGACACGCAG GTGGTTCTGGCCATGCCGTACGACACGCCCATCCCAGGCTACATGAACAATACGGTCAACACCATGCGTTTGTGGTCGGCTCGCGCGCCCAACGACTTCAACCTGCGAGACT TCAACGTTGGAGATTACATCGAGGCCGTCCTGGACCGCAATCTGGCCGAGAATATTTCCCGAGTGCTCTATCCCAACGATAAC TTTTTCGAGGGGAAAGAGCTGCGTCTGAAGCAGGAGTATTTTGTGGTGGCGGCCACCCTGCAGGACATCATCCGCCGCTTCAAGACCACCAAGAAGGGAACGCCCGCACGCACGTCCTTCAAGAGCTTCCCCGATAAG GTCGCCATCCAGCTGAACGACACCCACCCGGCCATGGCCATCCCCGAGCTGATGAGGATCTTCGTGGATATCGAGAAGCTGGACTGGGACGTG GCCTGGGATCTGACCAAGCGCACCTTCGCCTACACCAATCACACGGTTCTCCCCGAGGCCCTAGAGCGCTGGCCCGTGGAGCTGTTGGAGACCCTCCTGCCGCGACACCTCCAGATCATCTACCAGATCAACCAGATGCACCTGGAT agGATCGCGTCGCTCTTCCCCAACAACGTGGACAAGCTGAGGAAGATGTCACTGATCGAGGAAGACGGAGGCAAGCGGGTGAACATGGCGCACCTGTGCATCGTGGGCTCGCACGCCGTCAACGGCGTCGCTCGCATACACTCCGACATCATCAAGACGCAAGT GTTCCGCGACTTCAGCGAACTGGAGCCGAAGAAGTTCCAGAACAAGACCAACGGCATCACTCCCAGACGCTGGCTGCTGCTGTGCAACCCCGGATTGGCCGAGCTCATCGCCGag GTGATCGGCGAGGACTACGTCAAGGACCTCGGCCAATTGCAGAAACTAAACGACTTTGTGGACGACGCCGCCTTCATCCGGGATGTCTCCAAAGTCAAACAG GACAACAAAGTGAAGTTTGCGCAATACCTGGAGAAGGAGTACCGGGTGAGGATCAACGCGGCGTCCATGTTCGACGTGCACGTAAAGAGGATCCACGAGTACAAGCGGCAGCTGCTCAACTGCCTGCACATCGTCACCATGTACAACC GTATCAAGAAGAACCCGACTGCGCCTTTCGTGTCTCGAACCGTGATCATCGGGGGAAAG GCTGCGCCGGGGTACCACATGGCCAAGATGATCATCAAGCTGATCACATCTGTGGCTGCTGTGGTGAATAACGACCCGGTGGTGGGGAGTAAGCTCAAAGTCATCTTCTTGGAGAACTACAGAGTCTCTCTGGCCGAGAaag tGATCCCGGCCACCGACTTGTCGGAGCAGATCTCGACGGCGGGCACCGAAGCGTCGGGCACGGGCAACATGAAGTTCATGCTGAACGGCGCGCTCACCATCGGCACCATGGACGGCGCCAACGTGGAGATGGCCGAGGAGGCCGGCGTGGACAACCTCTTCATCTTCGGCATGAGAGTGGAAGACGTGGCCGAGATGGATAAAAAGGG ATACGACGCCATGTCTTACTACAAGAAGATCCCGGAGCTGAAACAAGTGATGGACCAGATCACGAGCGGCTTCTTCAGCCCTAAAAATCCCGATTTATTCAAGGATCTGACCGAAATGCTCTTCAAATATGACCG ATTCAAAGTATTTGCCGATTTCGAAGCATATCTGAAAAGTCAAGAGAAAGTCAACAAACTCTATCAG GATCCAAAGGAGTGGACCAAGATGGTAGTGAAGAACATCGCGGCAACAGGCAAGTTCTCCAGCGACAGAACCATCGCCGAGTACGCCACGGAGGTGTGGGGCGTGGAGCCCACCGACCTCAAGATCCCGCCGCCGAGCGAACCCCGGGAGGCCTTTGAGAAGACGGCCCGTGAGCTTAAGAAAATGTGA